The following proteins come from a genomic window of Mycolicibacterium rufum:
- a CDS encoding fumarylacetoacetate hydrolase family protein — translation MKLRRVLIDGRLEVQSLDADGTWRATQDTAPLGGRVFDSDWELAVAQRHHDLTGNVLPFQPASFRDFMLYERHAIDAARGLVRRFHPGQSRAAGAVERLTRKPFPLFKPKSLFYRQPIYYMSNHLTFVPSGDPVAVPSYSRALDFELEVGFVLRAPLLDADPAEAVDAIGAFVVVNDFSARDVQRGEMATGLGPQKAKHFASSMSVLAVTAEEILPQIDHLSGSVTVNGATVATVFSRGMQWTLGEMLAHASRGERLYPGELFAMGTLPGGSGMETGHWLRPGDQLTLSIDQIGEIHHPIATA, via the coding sequence GTGAAACTGCGGCGTGTGCTCATCGACGGCCGGCTCGAGGTGCAGTCACTCGACGCCGACGGCACGTGGCGCGCCACGCAGGACACCGCGCCGCTCGGCGGCCGGGTCTTCGACAGCGACTGGGAGCTCGCCGTGGCGCAGCGCCACCATGACCTCACGGGCAACGTCCTGCCGTTCCAGCCCGCGTCGTTTCGCGACTTCATGCTCTACGAGCGGCACGCGATCGACGCCGCGCGCGGTCTGGTGCGCCGGTTCCATCCGGGCCAGTCCCGCGCCGCCGGGGCCGTCGAGAGACTCACCCGGAAACCGTTTCCGCTCTTCAAGCCCAAGTCCCTGTTCTACCGCCAGCCGATCTACTACATGTCCAACCACCTGACCTTCGTGCCCAGCGGAGACCCGGTCGCGGTCCCGTCCTATTCGCGCGCACTCGATTTCGAGCTCGAGGTCGGCTTCGTGCTGCGCGCGCCGCTGCTCGACGCCGACCCCGCCGAGGCGGTCGACGCGATCGGCGCTTTCGTCGTGGTGAACGATTTCAGCGCCCGCGACGTGCAACGGGGTGAGATGGCTACCGGACTGGGACCGCAGAAGGCCAAACACTTCGCATCGTCGATGTCGGTGCTGGCGGTCACCGCCGAGGAGATCCTGCCCCAGATCGACCATCTCAGCGGTTCGGTCACCGTCAACGGCGCCACCGTGGCGACCGTGTTCAGCCGGGGCATGCAGTGGACGCTCGGGGAGATGCTCGCTCATGCGTCTCGGGGCGAAAGACTTTATCCCGGTGAGCTGTTCGCCATGGGAACCTTGCCCGGTGGATCCGGCATGGAGACGGGACACTGGTTGCGACCCGGTGATCAGCTCACGTTGAGCATCGACCAGATCGGTGAGATCCACCATCCGATCGCGACTGCCTGA
- a CDS encoding DUF2231 domain-containing protein produces MTTLAGLPAHALLVHGVVVLAPLTAVLTILCAVWPAARQRFVWLVLALAVINMVLTPLTTSAGQWLYNQESEHRPILQKHEELGETMVYYSIALLVVAVAIAVLHVLAHRTDKTRTVVTVLVAVAAVLVGGSSIVGVVDIGHTGAEAKWGAE; encoded by the coding sequence ATGACCACTCTCGCCGGTCTGCCCGCGCACGCGCTGCTCGTGCACGGGGTCGTCGTGCTGGCTCCGCTGACGGCGGTGCTCACCATCCTGTGCGCGGTCTGGCCCGCGGCGCGGCAGCGGTTCGTGTGGCTGGTGCTGGCGCTGGCGGTGATCAACATGGTGCTCACGCCCCTGACCACGTCGGCGGGCCAGTGGCTGTACAACCAGGAGAGCGAGCACCGGCCGATCCTGCAGAAGCACGAGGAGCTCGGCGAGACGATGGTGTACTACTCCATCGCCCTGCTCGTGGTCGCGGTCGCCATCGCGGTCCTGCACGTGCTGGCCCACCGCACCGACAAGACGCGGACCGTGGTCACCGTTCTGGTCGCCGTCGCGGCCGTGCTGGTGGGGGGGTCGTCGATCGTCGGGGTCGTCGACATCGGCCATACGGGCGCCGAAGCGAAGTGGGGCGCCGAATAG
- a CDS encoding CsbD family protein, whose protein sequence is MAELSDKAEEFAGRAQEAAGDLTGDDRLRAEGAADRTEAQVKQKVDDVKQAVTEKTSEVADSAQDKAVEVKHAVADTASDSRVVTALAVAGAALVAALLLRRRARKSSSGSRHKGRAVATKAVTAGLKEAIVR, encoded by the coding sequence ATGGCAGAGCTGTCCGACAAGGCTGAGGAATTCGCCGGGCGCGCACAGGAAGCCGCCGGCGACCTGACCGGTGATGACCGACTGCGTGCCGAGGGCGCCGCGGACCGGACCGAGGCCCAGGTGAAGCAGAAGGTCGACGACGTGAAGCAGGCCGTCACCGAAAAGACCTCCGAGGTCGCCGATTCCGCCCAGGACAAGGCGGTCGAGGTCAAGCACGCGGTCGCCGACACGGCGTCCGACTCACGCGTCGTGACGGCCCTCGCCGTGGCGGGTGCCGCTCTCGTCGCCGCGTTGCTGCTGCGGCGACGGGCCCGGAAGTCGTCGTCGGGCTCGCGGCACAAGGGCCGCGCGGTCGCCACGAAGGCCGTCACCGCGGGGCTCAAAGAAGCCATCGTCCGGTGA
- a CDS encoding YceI family protein, protein MTSPVSVASALPTGTWAIDPVHSSVGFSVRHLVVSKVRGQFDTFSGTITVAEDGTPAVTAEIAVDSVNTRNEQRDAHLRAADFFDVENHPVATFASTAVRADGDRYVLDGDLTLKGVTKPISLTLEFNGVNPGMGHGEVAGFEASVVLNRKDFGIDIDMPLETGGAVVGDKVTITLEIEALKQA, encoded by the coding sequence ATGACCAGCCCTGTTTCCGTCGCCAGCGCCCTGCCCACCGGCACCTGGGCGATCGATCCCGTCCACTCGTCGGTCGGCTTCTCCGTACGCCACCTCGTGGTGAGCAAGGTGCGCGGCCAGTTCGACACCTTCAGCGGCACGATCACCGTGGCCGAGGACGGCACCCCCGCGGTGACCGCCGAGATCGCCGTCGACTCCGTCAACACCCGCAACGAGCAGCGCGACGCGCACCTGCGGGCCGCGGACTTCTTCGATGTCGAGAACCACCCCGTCGCGACCTTCGCCTCGACCGCGGTGCGCGCCGACGGCGATCGCTACGTCCTCGACGGCGACTTAACGCTCAAGGGCGTCACCAAGCCGATTTCGCTGACGCTCGAGTTCAACGGCGTCAACCCCGGCATGGGTCACGGTGAGGTGGCCGGCTTCGAGGCGTCGGTGGTGCTCAACCGCAAGGACTTCGGGATCGACATCGACATGCCGCTCGAGACCGGCGGCGCCGTCGTCGGCGACAAGGTGACGATCACCCTCGAGATCGAGGCCCTCAAGCAGGCCTGA
- a CDS encoding TetR/AcrR family transcriptional regulator, with translation MAASSYHHGNLRQTLLEHGVALARAGGPDAVVLRDVQRLAGVSNSAAYRHYADRRALLGAVQIHAMTQLGEAMRDAVAAVPNRGPRDRRALARLRATGRAYVDFALAEPGLFRTAFAKDGPDRADENVDPSRHPFRILSGCVDELVEVGVLAADRRAGFDEAAWAAVHGLATLFLDGPLSQVGAEERRLISERLLGVIEDGVRSPQRG, from the coding sequence ATGGCGGCCTCGTCGTACCACCACGGCAACCTGCGGCAGACGCTGCTCGAGCACGGCGTCGCGCTGGCCCGCGCCGGCGGCCCCGATGCCGTGGTGCTGCGGGACGTCCAGCGCCTGGCCGGTGTCAGCAATTCGGCGGCCTATCGGCATTACGCCGATCGCCGGGCCCTGCTTGGTGCGGTGCAGATCCATGCGATGACGCAACTGGGGGAGGCCATGCGGGACGCGGTGGCCGCGGTGCCCAACCGGGGGCCGCGGGATCGCCGCGCGCTGGCCCGGCTTCGCGCGACGGGCCGCGCGTACGTCGACTTCGCGCTCGCCGAACCAGGGCTGTTCCGGACGGCGTTCGCCAAGGACGGACCCGACCGCGCCGACGAGAACGTCGACCCGTCGCGTCACCCGTTCAGGATCTTGAGCGGCTGTGTCGACGAACTCGTGGAGGTCGGGGTGTTGGCCGCGGACCGTCGTGCCGGCTTCGACGAGGCGGCCTGGGCCGCGGTGCACGGGCTGGCGACCCTGTTCCTGGACGGGCCGCTCAGTCAGGTGGGGGCCGAGGAGCGGCGCCTGATCAGCGAACGACTTCTGGGCGTCATCGAGGACGGGGTGCGTTCGCCACAGCGCGGCTGA
- a CDS encoding MFS transporter: MSLTATPPRHRLTSSTPIAALVVTLVAALAINVETTIVNVALPTLNSELGASTRGLQWIVDAYNLAFAALVLAGGTVGDKVGRRRTLVTGLVLFAAASVGAALCTTTDALILMRVVMGVASALIYPTTLAIITDTFRDPRQRAAAIGAWGAVTGLGVAIGPILGGALLESFWWGSLFLALAPIALLAALAAPWAIQAAAPSDGTRMDLGGVAVSVILLGSLVYTIIEAPARGWGSAATLGGFGVALGAAVAFVWWERRRPDPLIDVSLFANLRFSAASGAVTVAFFALFGFIFLITQFMQLLQGFSPLGTGVRILPVALSIAIGSVLGTRLAVTRIGTKVVVAPGLSMMATSFAWISTIDLGVSYLEMAAQMVLLGGGLGLTTAPATDSIMGVVRPEQAGAGSAVNDATRQVGGTLGVAVIGSIFATLYTGGLGDTPAVAALPQPLQGLVGEGLAQGLGVAAQTPEPIASALRAGVSDAFLSGLAAGCLTAAAVCLAGAVFVAAFLPAHPRTEMAA; the protein is encoded by the coding sequence ATGTCCCTGACCGCAACCCCACCCCGGCACCGCCTGACGTCCTCGACGCCGATCGCCGCGCTCGTCGTCACGCTCGTGGCGGCGCTGGCCATCAACGTGGAGACGACGATCGTCAATGTCGCTCTCCCCACGCTGAATTCGGAACTCGGCGCTTCGACCCGAGGGCTGCAGTGGATCGTCGACGCCTACAACCTGGCCTTCGCCGCGCTGGTGCTCGCGGGCGGCACCGTCGGCGACAAGGTCGGCAGGCGGCGCACGCTAGTGACCGGTCTGGTGCTGTTCGCCGCCGCCAGCGTCGGGGCGGCGCTGTGCACCACCACCGATGCGCTGATCCTGATGCGGGTGGTGATGGGGGTGGCCTCGGCGCTGATCTATCCCACCACGCTGGCGATCATCACCGACACCTTCCGCGATCCGCGTCAGCGCGCGGCGGCCATCGGCGCGTGGGGGGCGGTGACCGGCCTCGGCGTCGCCATCGGCCCGATCCTCGGCGGCGCGCTGCTCGAGAGTTTCTGGTGGGGAAGCCTTTTCCTGGCGCTGGCGCCCATCGCGCTACTGGCCGCGCTCGCTGCACCCTGGGCGATCCAGGCGGCCGCGCCGTCGGACGGCACGCGGATGGACCTGGGGGGCGTCGCGGTGTCGGTGATCCTGCTCGGATCGCTCGTGTACACGATCATCGAGGCGCCCGCCCGCGGCTGGGGCAGCGCCGCGACGCTCGGCGGTTTCGGCGTCGCGCTGGGCGCCGCGGTGGCCTTCGTCTGGTGGGAGCGCCGCAGGCCGGATCCGCTGATCGACGTGTCGCTGTTCGCCAACCTGCGATTCAGCGCTGCCAGCGGCGCGGTGACCGTCGCGTTCTTCGCGCTGTTCGGCTTCATCTTCCTCATCACGCAGTTCATGCAGTTGCTTCAGGGGTTCAGCCCGCTGGGCACCGGGGTGCGCATCCTGCCGGTGGCGCTGTCGATCGCGATCGGTTCGGTGCTCGGCACCCGACTGGCGGTCACTCGGATCGGCACCAAAGTCGTTGTGGCGCCTGGTCTATCGATGATGGCGACGTCGTTCGCCTGGATCTCGACGATCGATCTCGGCGTCTCCTACCTGGAGATGGCGGCGCAGATGGTGCTGCTCGGCGGCGGTCTCGGGCTGACCACCGCACCGGCGACCGATTCGATCATGGGCGTGGTGCGGCCCGAGCAGGCCGGCGCGGGCTCGGCGGTCAACGACGCCACCCGCCAGGTCGGCGGCACGCTCGGCGTCGCGGTCATCGGCAGCATCTTCGCCACCCTCTACACCGGTGGCCTCGGCGACACCCCGGCCGTCGCCGCGCTGCCGCAGCCGCTGCAGGGGCTGGTCGGCGAAGGTCTGGCACAGGGACTGGGTGTCGCGGCGCAGACGCCCGAACCGATCGCGTCGGCCCTGCGCGCCGGAGTCAGCGACGCGTTCCTGTCCGGTCTCGCAGCGGGCTGCCTGACCGCCGCCGCGGTGTGCCTGGCCGGTGCGGTGTTCGTCGCGGCGTTCCTGCCCGCGCATCCGCGCACGGAGATGGCGGCATGA
- the fdxA gene encoding ferredoxin, which produces MTYTIAEPCVDVKDKACIEECPVDCIYEGARMLYIHPDECVDCGACEPVCPVEAIYYEDDVPDQWSSYTQINADFFSELGSPGGASKVGQTDNDPQAVKDLPPQGED; this is translated from the coding sequence GTGACGTACACGATTGCCGAGCCCTGCGTCGACGTCAAAGACAAGGCATGTATCGAGGAGTGCCCGGTCGACTGCATCTACGAGGGCGCACGCATGCTGTACATCCACCCGGACGAGTGCGTCGACTGCGGCGCCTGCGAGCCGGTGTGCCCCGTCGAGGCCATCTACTACGAAGACGATGTGCCGGATCAGTGGAGCAGCTACACCCAGATCAACGCGGATTTCTTCAGCGAACTCGGCTCGCCCGGCGGCGCGTCGAAGGTCGGGCAGACCGACAACGACCCCCAGGCGGTCAAGGACCTGCCTCCGCAGGGTGAGGACTGA
- the dapC gene encoding succinyldiaminopimelate transaminase — translation MRSAALPVFPWDTLADVTAAARAHPDGIVDLSVGTPVDPVAPVIREALAAASAAPGYPTTAGTPALREAAVAALARRYGVTGLAPGAVLPVIGTKELIAWLPTLLGLGAADTVVVPELAYPTYEVGALLAGATVVRADSLTQLGPTVLSSRRASGSSAPALLYLNSPSNPTGKVLGVEHLRKVVGWARERGVLVASDECYLGLGWDTTPLSVLHPDVCDGDHTGLLALHSLSKTSSLAGYRAGFVAGDPEVVAELLAVRKHAGMMVPTPVQAAMVAALDDDEHEREQRARYERRRDQLLPALRAAGFTVDHSEAGLYLWATRGEPCRDTLAWLAERGILVAPGEFYGPRGGQHVRVALTATDERIAAAAARLTS, via the coding sequence CTGAGGTCCGCGGCGTTGCCGGTGTTCCCGTGGGACACGCTGGCCGACGTCACCGCGGCTGCGCGCGCCCATCCCGACGGCATCGTCGACCTGTCGGTGGGCACACCGGTCGACCCGGTTGCCCCGGTGATCCGGGAGGCGCTGGCCGCGGCCAGCGCCGCGCCCGGCTACCCGACTACGGCGGGCACCCCTGCGCTGCGCGAGGCCGCGGTCGCCGCACTGGCCCGGCGCTACGGCGTCACCGGGCTCGCACCCGGCGCGGTACTGCCGGTGATCGGCACCAAGGAGCTGATCGCCTGGCTGCCGACGCTGCTCGGCCTCGGCGCCGCGGACACCGTCGTCGTCCCCGAACTCGCCTACCCCACCTACGAGGTGGGGGCGCTGCTCGCCGGCGCCACGGTGGTCCGCGCCGATTCGCTGACCCAGCTCGGTCCCACTGTGCTGTCTTCTCGTCGCGCAAGCGGCTCATCGGCCCCTGCGCTGCTCTACCTCAACTCGCCCAGCAACCCGACCGGCAAGGTGCTCGGGGTCGAGCACCTGCGCAAGGTGGTCGGGTGGGCCCGTGAGCGCGGTGTGCTGGTCGCCTCCGATGAGTGCTACCTGGGGCTGGGTTGGGACACGACGCCGCTCTCGGTGCTCCATCCCGACGTCTGCGACGGTGACCACACCGGTCTGCTGGCGCTGCACTCCCTGTCGAAGACGTCGTCGCTGGCCGGTTACCGCGCCGGGTTCGTCGCCGGGGATCCCGAGGTGGTGGCCGAACTGCTCGCCGTGCGCAAGCACGCCGGCATGATGGTGCCCACTCCGGTGCAGGCGGCGATGGTGGCCGCGCTGGACGACGACGAGCACGAGCGCGAGCAGCGGGCCCGGTATGAGCGCCGCCGCGATCAGCTGCTGCCTGCGCTTCGCGCGGCGGGCTTCACGGTGGATCACTCCGAGGCGGGGCTGTATCTGTGGGCCACCCGCGGCGAGCCCTGCCGCGACACCCTGGCCTGGCTCGCCGAGCGCGGGATCCTGGTCGCGCCGGGGGAGTTCTACGGCCCCCGCGGCGGCCAGCACGTGCGGGTCGCGCTGACCGCGACCGACGAGCGCATCGCCGCCGCCGCGGCCCGCCTCACCTCCTAG
- a CDS encoding PucR family transcriptional regulator produces MVTLVEAPRGLDMPVSSVALVDADDVRLGLAVGPGPADVFFLLGVSDVEAVGWLERHAGRPAAIFVKEPTAAAVTRAAALGAAVVAVEPQARWEHLYRLVNHAFEHHGDRADPQHDSGTDLFGLAQSIADRTRGMVCIEDADSRMLAYSASSEEADELRRLTILGRSGPPEHLEWIGQWGIFDALRAGSEVVRVAERPELGLRPRLAVGVHLPSGDRRRSGFAGTIWLQQGSAPLADDVEEILRGGAVLAARIMARLAAAPSQHTARVQQLLGLGGAEADDVAALARELGIPADARAAVVGFRGLGRPLPADVIALSATAFRADAQVVSADDRVFVVLPKVSGATSVTSWARGLVAALRRELDLEVRAVTACPLAGVAAAAAARAEVDRVFDSAQRHPGAIGQVTTVDEARTTVLLDEIVSQVAAQPRLVDPRVRALRDEEPMLATTLQAFLDGFGDIAAIAARLHVHPNTVRYRIRRVEKLLATSLDDPDDRLVLALALRATEP; encoded by the coding sequence ATGGTGACGCTCGTCGAGGCGCCGCGCGGGCTGGACATGCCGGTCAGCTCGGTCGCGCTGGTCGACGCCGACGACGTGCGTCTCGGGCTGGCCGTCGGCCCCGGCCCGGCCGACGTGTTCTTCCTGCTCGGCGTCTCGGACGTGGAGGCGGTCGGCTGGCTGGAACGGCACGCGGGCCGGCCCGCGGCGATCTTCGTCAAGGAACCGACCGCGGCGGCGGTGACCCGGGCGGCGGCGCTGGGCGCCGCCGTCGTCGCCGTGGAGCCGCAGGCCCGGTGGGAACACCTGTACCGGCTGGTCAACCACGCGTTCGAGCACCACGGCGACCGCGCCGACCCGCAGCACGACTCGGGCACCGACCTGTTCGGGCTGGCGCAGTCGATCGCCGACCGCACCCGCGGCATGGTGTGCATCGAGGACGCCGACAGCCGGATGCTGGCCTACTCGGCGTCCAGCGAGGAGGCCGACGAACTGCGCCGGCTGACGATCCTGGGCCGGTCCGGACCGCCCGAGCACCTGGAGTGGATCGGCCAGTGGGGCATCTTCGATGCGCTGCGCGCCGGCTCGGAGGTGGTGCGGGTCGCCGAGCGGCCCGAGTTGGGGCTGCGACCACGGCTGGCGGTCGGCGTGCACCTGCCGTCCGGGGACCGGCGGCGATCGGGCTTCGCGGGCACCATATGGCTGCAGCAGGGATCGGCGCCGCTGGCCGATGACGTCGAAGAGATCCTGCGCGGTGGGGCGGTGCTGGCGGCGCGCATCATGGCGCGACTGGCGGCGGCACCGTCGCAGCACACGGCGCGGGTGCAGCAGCTGCTGGGCCTGGGCGGCGCCGAGGCCGACGACGTGGCGGCGCTGGCCCGCGAGCTCGGCATCCCGGCGGACGCCCGCGCCGCGGTGGTGGGGTTCCGCGGTCTGGGCCGACCCCTGCCTGCCGACGTGATCGCGCTGAGCGCCACCGCCTTTCGAGCCGACGCGCAGGTGGTCAGCGCCGACGACCGGGTGTTCGTGGTGCTACCGAAGGTCAGCGGAGCGACGTCGGTGACGTCGTGGGCGCGGGGCCTGGTGGCAGCGTTGCGTCGGGAGCTCGACCTCGAGGTGCGGGCGGTGACGGCGTGCCCGCTGGCCGGGGTGGCCGCTGCGGCGGCGGCGCGCGCGGAGGTGGACCGGGTGTTCGACAGCGCGCAACGCCATCCGGGCGCGATCGGTCAGGTCACGACGGTCGACGAGGCGCGCACGACGGTGCTGCTCGACGAGATCGTCTCGCAGGTGGCCGCGCAGCCGCGGCTCGTCGATCCGCGGGTGCGTGCGCTGCGCGACGAGGAGCCGATGCTGGCGACGACGCTGCAGGCGTTCCTCGACGGCTTCGGCGACATCGCCGCGATCGCGGCCCGCCTGCACGTGCACCCCAACACCGTGCGCTACCGCATCCGGCGGGTGGAGAAGCTGTTGGCGACCTCGCTCGACGACCCCGACGACCGCCTGGTGCTCGCGCTGGCACTCCGCGCCACCGAACCCTGA